A single Lolium perenne isolate Kyuss_39 chromosome 6, Kyuss_2.0, whole genome shotgun sequence DNA region contains:
- the LOC127308604 gene encoding calcium-dependent protein kinase 4, translating into MGACLSSSSSPPAGAAQRRPRKRSPRGKPADKDGGAAEARAAVEFGYERDFDARYDVGRLLGHGQFGYTFAATERLSGDRVAVKRIDKAKMNRPVAVEDVKREVKILKALKGHENIVNFYNAFEDDSYVYIVMELCEGGELLDRILAKKNSRYSEKDAAVVVRQMLKVAAECHLRGLVHRDMKPENFLFKSTKEDSPLKATDFGLSDFIKPGKKFRDIVGSAYYVAPEVLKRRSGPESDVWSIGVITYILLCGRRPFWDKTEDGIFKEVLRNKPDFRKRPWPGISPSAKDFVKKLLVKNPRARLTAAQALSHPWVREGGDASEIPVDISVLYNMRQFVKYSRFKQFALRALASTVNEEELADLKDQFDAIDVDKSGSISIEEMRHALAKDLPWRLKGPRVLEIIQAIDSNTDGLVDFKEFVAATLHIHQMAELDSERWGLRCEAAFSKFDLDGDGYITPDELRMHTGLKGSIEPLLEEADIDKDGRISLSEFRKLLRTASMSNLPSPTGVPNPQAL; encoded by the exons ATGGGCGCctgcctctcctcctcctcctccccgcccGCGGGGGCCGCCCAGCGCCGCCCCAGGAAGCGCTCTCCCAGGGGCAAGCCCGCCGACAAGGACGGCGGGGCGGCGGAGGCCCGGGCCGCCGTGGAGTTCGGCTACGAGCGGGACTTCGACGCCAGGTACGACGTCGGCCGCCTCCTCGGCCACGGCCAGTTCGGATACACCTTCGCCGCCACCGAGCGCCTCTCCGGGGACCGCGTCGCCGTCAAGCGCATCGACAAGGCCAAG ATGAACCGACCTGTTGCTGTGGAAGATGTAAAGAGAGAAGTGAAGATTCTTAAAGCCCTTAAAGGCCACGAGAACATTGTTAATTTCTACAATGCATTTGAGGATGATTCATATGTGTATATTGTGATGGA ACTATGTGAGGGTGGTGAACTATTGGACCGGATTTTGGCAAA GAAAAACAGCCGCTATAGTGAGAAAGATGCTGCGGTGGTAGTGCGGCAGATGCTCAAAGTGGCTGCTGAGTGTCATTTGCGTGGGTTAGTCCACCGAGATATGAAGCCAGAG AACTTCCTTTTCAAGTCAACCAAGGAGGACTCGCCTCTGAAGGCAACAGATTTTGGTCTATCAGACTTCATAAAGCCGG GGAAGAAGTTCCGTGATATAGTTGGCAGTGCCTATTATGTTGCACCAGAAGTATTAAAACGGCGGTCGGGGCCTGAGTCGGATGTTTGGAGCATAGGAGTTATAACTTACATTTTGCTCTGTGGGAGGCGCCCTTTTTGGGATAAAACAGAGGATGGTATATTCAAGGAA GTTCTAAGAAACAAGCCTGATTTTCGTAAGAGGCCTTGGCCAGGCATCAGTCCAAGTGCTAAAGATTTTGTGAAAAAGTTGCTAGTGAAGAACCCAAGAGCGAGATTGACAGCAGCTCAAGCTCTCT CACATCCATGGGTgagagaaggaggagatgcaTCCGAGATCCCTGTTGATATATCTGTATTGTATAACATGCGCCAGTTCGTCAAGTACAGCCGCTTTAAGCAATTTGCGCTGAGG GCTTTAGCAAGTACAGTCAATGAGGAAGAGCTAGCGGATCTTAAGGACCAATTTGATGCAATTGATGTTGATAAAAGTGGATCAATTAGTATCGAAGAAATGCGGCAT GCCCTTGCTAAGGATCTTCCTTGGAGATTGAAGGGCCCCCGTGTACTCGAGATTATTCAGGCA ATCGACAGCAACACAGATGGTCTTGTCGACTTCAAAGAGTTCGTTGCAGCAACTCTGCATATACATCAGATGGCTGAGCTGGACTCTGAACGATGGGGCCTACGTTGCGAAGCTGCTTTCAGCAAATTTGATCTGGATGGTGATGGATACATCACCCCCGATGAACTTAGAATG CACACTGGCTTAAAGGGATCCATCGAGCCATTACTGGAGGAGGCCGACATCGACAAAGATGGGCGGATAAGCCTGTCCGAATTCCGCAAGCTTCTGCGGACCGCGAGCATGAGTAACCTCCCGAGCCCGACAGGAGTTCCAAATCCACAGGCTTTGTGA
- the LOC127321615 gene encoding pentatricopeptide repeat-containing protein At1g77170, mitochondrial isoform X1 — translation MPPPPTPVAPNPAAVIHAALLKCSPSGLPPRLSFNSLLAAAASSSHPRLRSLVLPALALAHRCGPLDSYALCSALRNASAADAAPLHALAARSGWLGSVFVSCALAASYGASGHFSDARRLFDESPVRNGVFGNAVLAGYVGAGKWIAALEFARRFLEFGLPADGYTMTAVARACGETANADLGGEVHGHAIRRVTGVESDVFLTGALVDMYAKCGLVGRAEQVFRLALRANAGGDDVVLWTAMLNAYGRHGQCKEVIRTYDQMVAFGVWPDELAILAVLSACQHAGEVAKGLNYFESMRADYGLVPTPEHYGCVVNMLCRAGEVAKAWEIATREGCGCDIGVSTWGALLSACRSCGNVEYGRMAAQRAIELEPGNVGIYVELSNLYASAGLWEEINELREVMNERGFEKHAGSTWVDQNL, via the coding sequence ATGCCGCCGCCTCCCACTCCGGTGGCGCCAAACCCCGCCGCCGTCATCCATGCCGCGCTCTTGAAATGCTCCCCTTCCGGCCTCCCTCCCCGCCTCTCCTTCAACTCCCTCCTCGCCGCCGCGGCCTCCTCCTCGCACCCCCGCCTCCGCTCCCTCGTCCTCCCTGCCCTCGCGCTCGCGCACCGCTGCGGCCCACTCGACTCCTACGCCCTCTGCTCCGCGCTCCGCAACGCCTCCGCCGCCGACGCGGCCCCCCTCCACGCGCTCGCCGCGAGGTCCGGGTGGCTCGGCAGCGTCTTCGTGTCCTGCGCGCTCGCGGCGTCCTACGGCGCGTCGGGTCACTTCTCCGACGCCCGCAGGCTGTTCGACGAGAGCCCCGTCAGGAACGGCGTCTTCGGGAACGCCGTCCTCGCCGGCTACGTGGGGGCGGGGAAGTGGATCGCGGCGCTGGAGTTCGCCAGGAGGTTTCTGGAGTTTGGGCTGCCGGCCGATGGGTACACGATGACGGCCGTGGCGAGGGCTTGCGGAGAGACGGCGAACGCTGATTTGGGCGGCGAGGTGCACGGGCATGCGATTAGGAGGGTGACAGGCGTGGAGTCTGACGTGTTCCTGACCGGCGCGCTCGTGGACATGTACGCCAAATGCGGGCTTGTCGGGCGTGCAGAGCAGGTGTTCAGGTTGGCGCTGCGGGCGAATGCTGGTGGAGACGATGTGGTGTTGTGGACGGCGATGCTGAACGCCTATGGGCGGCATGGGCAATGCAAGGAGGTTATCCGGACGTATGACCAGATGGTGGCCTTTGGGGTCTGGCCCGACGAGCTGGCTATCCTGGCCGTGCTCTCAGCTTGCCAGCATGCTGGGGAGGTTGCCAAGGGGCTCAACTATTTCGAGTCTATGCGTGCAGATTACGGGTTGGTGCCTACACCAGAGCACTATGGTTGTGTGGTCAACATGCTATGCCGGGCAGGAGAAGTAGCCAAGGCATGGGAGATTGCTACTAGGGAGGGATGTGGATGTGATATTGGCGTGTCTACATGGGGCGCTCTGCTCAGTGCGTGCCGTAGTTGCGGCAATGTTGAGTATGGGAGAATGGCAGCTCAGAGGGCAATTGAACTGGAGCCTGGGAATGTCGGGATTTACGTCGAGTTGTCAAATCTGTATGCGAGTGCTGGCTTGTGGGAGGAGATTAACGAGCTAAGGGAGGTGATGAACGAAAGGGGTTTCGAAAAGCATGCCGGGTCTACTTGGGTTGATCAGAATTTGTGA
- the LOC127321615 gene encoding uncharacterized protein isoform X2, translating into MGLPFSAFNKFGLPGISSVTTGQVYDRHFKDRETGNFRDFHIAYVDFCQYFNTVMPGQDFDTPGLGDIKDFYEKTWEPLKDEVEKKKTFIKFMEENIHEAKVDDSLFIMAGLAAPAAAIIAKRSSESIPQVKKFKLQYIPNVVFVPLCTLFAIMGATAVQMNKKNKKPTS; encoded by the exons ATGGGTCTTCCCTTTAGTGCATTCAACAAGTTTG GGCTGCCGGGAATTAGCTCGGTAACTACCGGACAAGTTTATGATCGACATTTCAAGGACAGGGAAACTGGCAACTTTAGAGATTTTCATATTGCCTATGTTGATTTCTGCCA GTATTTCAACACTGTAATGCCTGGCCAAGATTTTGATACTCCAGGACTTGGAGATATTAAG GACTTCTATGAAAAAACATGGGAACCTCTGAAGGACGAGGTCGAAAAGAAAAAGACGTTCATTAAGTTCATGGAGGAAAATATCCACGAGGCCAAAGTTGACGACAGCCTCTTCATCATGGCCGGCTTGGCTGCACCAGCAGCAGCCATCATCGCCAAGAGGAGCAGCGAGAGCatccctcaggtgaagaagttcaAGCTGCAGTACATCCCCAACGTCGTGTTTGTGCCGCTGTGCACGCTGTTCGCCATCATGGGTGCCACCGCAGTCCAGATGAATAAGAAGAACAAAAAGCCTACCAGCTGA
- the LOC127321616 gene encoding uncharacterized protein: MASTKVQRIMTQPINLIFRFLQSKARIQIWLFEQKDMRIEGRIIGFDEYMNLVLEDAEEINIKKDTRKSLGRILLKGDNITLMMNTGK; the protein is encoded by the exons ATGGCGTCCACCAAGGTGCAGCGGATCATGACCCAGCCCATCAACCTCATCTTCAGATTCCTCCAGAGC AAGGCGCGCATCCAGATCTGGCTCTTCGAGCAGAAGGACATGCGGATCGAGGGCAGGATCATC GGCTTTGATGAATACATGAATTTGGTCCTGGAGGATGCCGAGGAGATCAACATCAAGAAAGACACTAGGAAATCTCTGG GTCGGATCCTCTTGAAAGGAGATAACATTACGCTAATGATGAACAC GGGAAAGTAA
- the LOC127321614 gene encoding Golgi SNAP receptor complex member 1-2: MMHGAGSSDAAAAASLELQESGWEELRREARKLEGDLDVKLSSYARLAARSSSSSASSPTADRSSWKSTELEIQALLDKLQDVNDAMSRCAAPAAPSNASVSQKLARHRDILHEFTQEFRRTRGNLSSMREHADLLSSVRGDITESKATGGMSPRVHLLRERASIHGSINQIDEVIGQAQSTRSALSNQRALFGDVQGKVKQLGEKFPVVRGLLGAIKRKKSKDTIILSAVIAACTMFLIIYWLSK, from the exons ATGATGCACGGCGCGGGATCGtcggacgcggcggcggcggcgtcgctggAGCTGCAGGAGTCCGGGTGGGAGGAGCTGCGGCGGGAGGCGCGGAAGCTGGAGGGCGACCTGGACGTGAAGCTCTCCTCCTACGCGCGCCTcgccgcgcgctcctcctcctcctcggcgtccTCCCCCACCGCCGACCGCTCCTCCTGGAAGTCCACGGAGCTCGAGATCCAGGCGCTGCTCGACAAGCTGCAGGACGTCAACGACGCCATGAGCCGCTGCGCCGCGCCCGCCGCCCCCTCCAATGCCTCCGTCTCCCAGAAGCTCGCGCGCCACCGCGACATCCTGCACGAGTTCACGCag GAGTTCAGGAGGACGCGGGGGAACCTGAGCTCCATGAGGGAGCACGCGGATCTCCTCAGCTCCGTGCGCGGCGACATCACCGAGTCCAAG GCTACCGGCGGCATGTCGCCCAGGGTGCATTTGCTCCGGGAGAGGGCTTCGATTCATGGCAGCATCAACCAG ATCGATGAGGTAATTGGCCAAGCTCAAAGCACAAGATCAGCCCTATCCAACCAGAGGGCCTTGTTTGGAGATGTTCAGGGAAAAGTCAAGCAGCTGGGTGAAAAATTCCCTGTTGTCCGAGGCCTTCTTG GCGCCATCAAGAGGAAGAAAtcaaaggacacaatcattctttcagCAGTAATCGCAGCCTGCACCATGTTTTTGATCATTTATTGGCTCTCGAAATGA
- the LOC127321613 gene encoding phosphatidate cytidylyltransferase 4, chloroplastic, with translation MAAAAAAATAAVAATRLHPPLLLHSAPRPYPQPQLRLRLLLPSPPPLRLRRRFPLLAVAAAAAASAGGGSAEEAAENTDKARKLQRRVLVGVAIGVGAGGVVIAGGWVFAAAMAAVGLAGAREYFGLVRGTAVGGGTPPPRYVSRVCTAICALMPILTLYYGRMDVPLTFSAFIIAISLLLQRGNPRFAQLTSSVFGLFYCGYLPSFWVKLRCGLAAPALNTSIAHNWPILLGGQAHWTVGLVATLISISSIIAADTSAFLCGRAFGRTPLTNISPKKTLEGALAGLTGCVLTTLLLSTLFRWPRSLLSATAYGILIFLGSLFGDLIESLIKRDAGVKDSGSLIPGHGGILDRVDSYVFTGALCYSFVRVALPLYGV, from the exons atggctgctgctgctgctgctgcgacgGCGGCCGTGGCGGCCACCCGCCTCCAcccgcctctcctcctccactccgCGCCACGGCCCTATCCCCAGCCCcaactccgcctccgcctcctcctcccctccccgccgcccctccgcctccgccgccgcttcccgctcctcgccgtcgccgccgccgctgccgcctccGCCGGCGGAGGAAGCGCGGAGGAGGCCGCCGAGAATACCGACAAGGCCCGGAAGCTACAGCGGAGAGTGCTTGTGGGCGTCGCCATCGGGGTGGGCGCGGGCGGTGTCGTGATCGCCGGCGGCTGGGTGTtcgccgccgccatggccgccgtcgGCCTCGCCGGCGCCCGCGAGTACTTCGGGCTCGTCCGCGGCACCGCCGTAGGCGGCGGCACCCCGCCGCCGCGCTACGTCTCCCGCGTCTGCACCGCCATCTGCGCTCTCATGCCCATCCTCACACT GTACTATGGCCGCATGGATGTTCCCCTGACGTTTTCGGCATTTATTATTGCAATATCTTTGCTCTTGCAAAGAGGAAACCCCCGTTTTGCGCAGCTAACTAGTTCAGTTTTTGGTTTATTTTATTGCGGCTATCTTCCTTCTTTCTGGGTTAAGCTCCGTTGCGGACTAGCAGCTCCTGCCTTAAACACAA GTATAGCACATAATTGGCCAATACTTCTCGGTGGGCAAGCTCACTGGACAGTTGGACTTGTAGCAACCTTGATATCTATTAGTAGCATTATTGCCGCTGATACATCAGCCTTCCTTTGTGGAAGG GCATTTGGCCGTACTCCTTTGACTAACATAAGCCCTAAGAAGACATTGGAGGGTGCTTTAGCCGGTCTAACTGGCTGTGTGCTTACCACTTTGCTTCTGTCGACTCTCTTTCGCTGGCCAAGATCTCTGTTAAG TGCTACTGCTTATGGAATCCTGATCTTTCTGGGTTCGTTGTTCGGGGATCTTATTGAGTCTCTGATTAAGCGCGACGCTGGTGTGAAGGATTCTGGATCACTCATTCCTGGCCATG GTGGGATTCTTGACCGGGTCGACAGCTATGTCTTCACGGGGGCGCTCTGTTACTCATTTGTCAGAGTGGCTCTGCCCCTGTACGGAGTCTGA